One genomic window of Bacillus sp. S3 includes the following:
- a CDS encoding peptidase M23: MATTLRTILFILLYAFITQLQFNLDADKTATRQVKNTLELAVHDASLAILPESISEGKIVFDQIVATSNFKKSLEVNLSVTSTSGNIFNPTENSFFKHDLQVVELEFIDDSVPRTYPFVYYNSKYKIIENVDGPCIIAVLTTESPRWFKGDTSLIRQAAVYEYKK; encoded by the coding sequence ATGGCAACAACTTTACGTACTATATTGTTTATTCTTCTTTATGCCTTTATTACGCAGCTACAGTTTAATTTAGATGCTGACAAAACTGCAACCAGGCAAGTGAAAAATACTTTAGAACTAGCTGTTCATGATGCTAGTTTAGCTATATTACCTGAATCAATCTCTGAAGGAAAAATCGTTTTTGATCAGATAGTTGCAACTTCTAATTTTAAAAAAAGTTTGGAAGTTAATCTATCCGTAACTAGTACTTCAGGAAATATTTTTAATCCAACTGAAAATTCTTTTTTTAAACATGATTTACAAGTTGTAGAACTTGAATTTATCGATGATAGCGTACCAAGAACTTATCCTTTCGTGTACTACAATTCTAAATATAAGATTATCGAAAATGTAGATGGTCCATGTATTATAGCAGTATTAACAACCGAAAGCCCCCGCTGGTTTAAAGGAGATACTTCTCTAATAAGACAAGCAGCGGTTTATGAATATAAAAAATAA
- a CDS encoding ATPase, T2SS/T4P/T4SS family, which produces MSTLEQELGLEKPFNSSEWLAQTVAQKGLKEYIPTFERRKSFKEICHKVREQLNDIIIDGTVENIKEKSGELNEQFTNENVWLERQHQAVIGDEQAMSYFITKINEVLQKENITTTDYPTFYESLAEAIFHEVWGVSILHKWDTMPSSEAAVIRGTELWLDIEGQFIKQNEEFENPEAVERIKRAFTMRVKDAVINEQTPELEIEREDGSRITMIQKPRGKENYIMFRRFVVKDLSLEEQSKLNTILPDDVPFFRSLARVMVNTIFAGRVRSAKSTFMKSMLRERDPSFVAAIMEKHFELNLSKQFTDRLIFEVQAKEGDLHHAMPRLLRMEHDYIVVGEIRSLETEGYLQACERGERGAYSTYHLTSVESIVSQITRHILDEFPNRNFENELERVARNIDIIVTMSTERDRRKKRVIGVTEIIWDDSKRIHHTQDLVRYSPITEQYYYSAKISKQLVTLMASESIDDTKILIQHLKKKEAVSPMSEYDKIKNQIVNSLLGEELDG; this is translated from the coding sequence TTGAGTACCCTTGAACAAGAATTAGGACTTGAAAAACCCTTTAATTCCTCGGAATGGCTAGCCCAAACGGTTGCACAAAAAGGCTTGAAGGAATACATTCCTACATTTGAAAGAAGAAAGTCATTTAAAGAAATTTGTCATAAAGTCCGAGAACAGTTAAATGACATTATCATTGATGGCACCGTTGAAAATATAAAGGAAAAAAGTGGGGAACTGAATGAACAGTTTACAAATGAAAATGTATGGTTAGAACGACAGCACCAAGCGGTTATCGGTGATGAACAAGCAATGTCTTACTTCATTACGAAAATTAATGAAGTTCTACAGAAAGAAAATATAACAACCACCGATTATCCTACATTCTACGAATCCCTTGCAGAGGCGATTTTTCATGAAGTATGGGGAGTTAGTATCCTACACAAATGGGATACAATGCCATCTAGTGAAGCGGCTGTAATTCGTGGAACAGAACTTTGGCTTGATATAGAAGGGCAGTTTATAAAACAAAACGAAGAGTTTGAGAATCCCGAAGCAGTTGAACGAATCAAAAGGGCTTTTACCATGCGTGTTAAAGATGCAGTAATCAATGAGCAAACTCCTGAACTCGAAATTGAACGAGAAGATGGTTCTCGTATTACCATGATTCAAAAACCTAGAGGAAAAGAAAACTATATTATGTTTCGCCGGTTTGTTGTAAAAGATTTAAGCCTGGAAGAACAATCAAAGTTAAATACAATTTTACCCGATGATGTACCTTTTTTCCGTTCATTAGCAAGAGTGATGGTTAATACCATTTTTGCAGGACGTGTCCGATCCGCTAAATCGACATTTATGAAGTCTATGCTTCGCGAAAGAGATCCATCTTTTGTTGCTGCCATTATGGAAAAACACTTTGAATTGAATTTATCTAAACAATTCACAGACCGGCTTATTTTTGAAGTTCAAGCGAAAGAAGGAGATCTTCATCATGCTATGCCAAGGTTACTAAGAATGGAACATGATTATATCGTAGTTGGTGAAATTCGTTCTCTCGAAACAGAAGGGTATTTACAAGCTTGTGAAAGAGGAGAACGTGGGGCATATTCTACTTATCATTTAACTTCAGTGGAGAGTATTGTATCCCAAATTACCCGGCACATCCTTGATGAATTTCCGAACCGAAATTTTGAAAATGAACTAGAAAGGGTAGCAAGGAATATCGATATTATTGTTACCATGAGCACTGAACGGGATAGAAGAAAAAAACGAGTTATTGGTGTAACAGAAATTATTTGGGATGATTCAAAGCGGATTCACCACACACAAGACCTGGTACGGTACAGTCCTATAACAGAACAATATTATTACTCTGCTAAGATCTCAAAACAATTAGTTACTCTCATGGCAAGCGAGAGTATAGATGATACAAAAATACTTATCCAGCATTTAAAGAAAAAAGAAGCCGTTTCTCCCATGTCTGAGTATGACAAAATCAAGAATCAAATCGTAAATTCTCTATTGGGAGAAGAACTAGATGGATAA
- a CDS encoding ParA family protein — translation MNVIVISNKTIYKELFSKNEEINTVLFWDDVKEATIDVHAILLDGESFNHDHLSMIRELYPEVPTFYKPLSVNSNIIMRNLTRLCAAYKVKMVNEYASDEQVIEDILSKITNKQDYLSKRIASFFGTHSGAGVSTTVLNLARSLSQKVEDKVLVLSLNSWDPSDYFYHYDGQYLNDIKVDLKTKNLTPSRLSEAVTFHKTFYHLAGNRDIKMQRFYQPHEIEHLIKVAQQLFDVILIDAGTHFDTAPTVQSYLSSNLRFLVTNQEEKGYRGYFPYVFQQLIEPSGGQSNDFMLVVNKFQPTNTLINEKSLEEELNMTRVATLPDMGDLGSMAAYQKKLLYDLSESLYTKNLDLLSNLIISECRLTEKKEVEDTKKEKKGLFSFFK, via the coding sequence GTGAATGTAATAGTTATATCAAATAAAACAATTTACAAAGAACTATTTTCTAAGAATGAGGAAATTAATACTGTTCTTTTTTGGGATGATGTAAAAGAAGCAACGATTGATGTACACGCAATCTTGTTGGATGGAGAATCATTTAATCATGATCACCTTAGCATGATTCGAGAACTCTATCCTGAAGTACCTACTTTTTATAAACCTCTATCCGTAAACAGCAATATTATTATGAGAAACTTAACCCGCTTGTGTGCTGCTTACAAAGTAAAGATGGTAAATGAATATGCTTCGGATGAACAAGTAATTGAGGATATTTTAAGCAAAATAACGAATAAACAAGATTATTTGTCAAAACGAATTGCTAGCTTTTTTGGAACTCATAGTGGAGCGGGTGTTTCGACTACCGTACTTAATCTTGCTCGTTCTTTATCACAAAAAGTTGAAGATAAAGTATTGGTTCTAAGTTTGAATAGTTGGGATCCATCAGATTACTTCTATCACTATGATGGCCAATACTTAAATGATATAAAGGTTGATTTAAAAACAAAGAATTTAACACCATCCAGACTATCAGAAGCAGTTACCTTTCATAAAACTTTTTACCATCTCGCAGGTAACCGAGATATTAAAATGCAAAGATTTTATCAGCCGCATGAGATTGAACATTTAATTAAGGTAGCGCAGCAGTTGTTTGACGTAATTTTAATTGACGCTGGCACTCATTTTGACACGGCACCAACCGTTCAATCCTATTTATCTAGTAATTTAAGATTCCTTGTTACAAACCAAGAGGAAAAGGGATATAGAGGATATTTTCCTTATGTATTCCAGCAATTAATTGAACCATCTGGTGGACAATCTAATGATTTTATGTTGGTGGTAAATAAGTTTCAACCTACAAACACTCTAATCAATGAAAAATCCCTTGAAGAAGAATTAAATATGACAAGGGTTGCTACCCTACCTGATATGGGTGACCTAGGATCGATGGCAGCATATCAGAAAAAATTACTATATGATCTTTCAGAATCCTTATATACAAAAAATCTCGATTTACTCTCAAATCTCATCATTTCTGAATGTAGACTAACAGAGAAAAAAGAAGTTGAAGATACAAAGAAAGAAAAGAAGGGTCTGTTTTCTTTCTTCAAATAG
- a CDS encoding flagella basal body P-ring formation protein FlgA, which yields MRPGIKIGLGIFTSIATAGFILTYDFYIKDRIDSTEVVVVKAGEEIQKSELLTEDKLTIERRGKEALIDGVILAKDIDQIIGYDAKQDIYGNSIVSSKMIDFEQMVPNAKNGEAIRPITKDMIFAKPGSLRRKDIIDIYLIYSDGISNLIQNGPANVSSDNNQNSDSSEQATNNVKTDVKPFLKDVRVVYVKDSGNKEVVADTEETKTNGDKRLNATSTISDLEVILNEDDFTKLMDQVLAKGAQLYITYH from the coding sequence ATGAGACCGGGAATAAAAATAGGTTTAGGTATATTTACCTCAATCGCAACCGCTGGATTTATTTTAACTTATGATTTTTATATTAAGGATAGGATTGATTCAACGGAAGTAGTTGTGGTTAAAGCCGGGGAAGAAATTCAAAAATCAGAACTACTAACGGAAGATAAATTAACTATAGAGCGCAGGGGGAAAGAAGCGTTAATCGATGGTGTAATTCTAGCTAAAGACATTGACCAGATTATTGGATACGATGCAAAACAAGATATTTATGGAAACTCAATAGTATCTTCTAAAATGATTGATTTCGAACAGATGGTTCCAAATGCAAAAAATGGTGAAGCCATACGCCCAATAACAAAAGATATGATTTTTGCAAAACCTGGTTCACTTAGGAGAAAGGATATTATTGATATTTATCTTATATATAGTGATGGCATCTCCAATCTTATTCAGAATGGGCCAGCAAATGTTAGCAGTGATAACAATCAAAATTCAGATTCATCAGAGCAAGCAACAAATAATGTAAAAACAGATGTTAAGCCTTTCCTAAAAGATGTACGCGTTGTCTATGTGAAGGATTCAGGCAATAAAGAAGTGGTAGCTGATACGGAGGAAACCAAAACCAATGGGGATAAACGCTTAAATGCAACTTCTACCATAAGTGACTTAGAAGTAATTCTAAATGAAGATGATTTTACAAAATTAATGGATCAAGTATTAGCAAAGGGTGCCCAATTATATATCACCTACCATTAA
- a CDS encoding HD-GYP domain-containing protein codes for MQVTETHRVVGKLFEHCSSTYRHSQRVGDLLYQFANYLKLKDTEQIFLLGIIHDIGKLNIPKSLLNKKGPLTQEEFNKIKLHTKYGQEIVKNIKGLPAEYSSIVRFHHENWDGSGYYGLQGINDGIPLLSRMIRIVDSYDAMIHGRIYQEGKTQYEAIREICSFSGKYYDPDLTIEFKDFLNKIYYLNHKTGS; via the coding sequence ATGCAAGTTACCGAAACTCATAGGGTTGTCGGTAAGTTATTCGAACACTGTTCGAGTACCTACCGACATTCCCAAAGGGTAGGTGATTTACTTTACCAATTTGCTAACTATTTAAAATTAAAAGACACTGAACAAATTTTCTTGTTAGGTATCATTCACGACATTGGAAAACTAAACATACCTAAATCCTTATTGAATAAAAAAGGCCCATTAACCCAAGAAGAATTCAACAAGATTAAATTACATACTAAATACGGTCAAGAAATAGTTAAAAACATCAAAGGCCTCCCCGCTGAATATTCCTCAATTGTAAGGTTCCATCATGAAAACTGGGATGGCAGCGGTTACTACGGTCTGCAAGGCATAAATGATGGGATTCCCTTGCTGTCTCGCATGATTAGAATCGTTGACTCTTACGACGCTATGATTCATGGCCGCATCTATCAAGAAGGCAAAACTCAATATGAGGCAATAAGGGAGATTTGCTCCTTTAGCGGTAAGTACTACGACCCTGACTTAACAATAGAATTTAAAGATTTCTTGAATAAAATATATTACCTAAACCACAAAACTGGCTCTTGA
- a CDS encoding S1 RNA-binding domain-containing protein — translation MTVSQSWSSDLQLENLARLKRNREIVKGVITSVGTKKGKVLEDGKYVEKETEIAVFLLEGGVTAYCPANEFSDFEFKTLNGFTGTMQEFIIDHLDLEDKTAVVSVRKADQIKKERFLEELQELQDRNNLEERVFEGTVWGFNRKSRRVFVRINGADCFMLPNDWSWERGRSLEQEVDRGEKIQVKVLRFDKENNLIQVSRRHTLEDPFKKLERLKDMSTIAGKISGVDPVHGIFVQLDVGLEVKGIKPSYLEEPIVGDIVSCTVRSIDRKKRQAKVVIVGYPRGKKKRKDLGAFLFE, via the coding sequence ATGACTGTATCACAATCATGGTCGTCTGATTTGCAATTAGAAAACCTTGCACGTTTGAAACGGAATAGGGAGATCGTCAAAGGAGTAATTACTTCTGTAGGAACAAAGAAAGGGAAGGTTCTGGAAGACGGCAAGTATGTTGAAAAAGAAACTGAAATTGCAGTATTCCTACTAGAAGGAGGGGTAACTGCATACTGCCCGGCAAATGAATTTTCCGATTTTGAATTCAAAACCCTTAACGGATTCACCGGAACAATGCAGGAATTCATTATTGACCATTTGGACCTTGAAGATAAAACTGCTGTAGTAAGCGTAAGAAAGGCAGACCAAATTAAAAAGGAACGCTTCCTTGAAGAACTTCAGGAATTACAAGACAGAAATAATCTTGAAGAAAGAGTTTTTGAAGGAACAGTTTGGGGCTTTAACCGTAAGAGCCGTAGAGTATTTGTCCGTATTAATGGTGCTGACTGCTTCATGCTACCGAATGACTGGAGTTGGGAACGTGGCCGCAGCCTTGAACAAGAAGTTGATCGCGGTGAAAAAATCCAAGTTAAAGTCCTTCGATTTGATAAGGAAAACAATCTTATCCAAGTTAGCAGAAGACACACGCTTGAAGATCCATTCAAAAAGCTTGAACGCTTAAAGGATATGTCAACAATTGCAGGTAAAATTAGTGGTGTTGACCCAGTTCATGGGATTTTCGTACAGCTTGATGTTGGTTTAGAAGTAAAAGGTATCAAACCGTCTTATCTTGAAGAGCCAATTGTTGGAGATATTGTTTCCTGTACTGTCCGTAGCATTGATAGAAAGAAACGTCAGGCAAAAGTTGTAATCGTTGGATATCCAAGGGGTAAAAAGAAGCGCAAAGATCTTGGAGCTTTTCTTTTTGAATAA
- a CDS encoding type IV secretory system conjugative DNA transfer family protein — MKEKLIAMKEFTKEKLILFGKWLKPRLPLISMNLIGIVSLYFSLRATFNYLFLMGGQFLEGIPSFFLFGDSTKPGFVLFIISTVWLIVGWLASTKFERFKKTAWRRLWFWNMFIGIGLHYIWLISAPVYNTLLPYMGEKINTLVVDNIWLTVAVGDTNTLLLTIMFIPTIVIGMILFWLAGQYSLYSADLKEAFKKFEFTNVFLQKWFKMEKTEHWPDVVLGPDSETRELVVQPGRDRTLNNVIIGSIGTGKTAALVLPTINQDLHWMSRFINDYPNIYKREDYHSEHVKGMYLNGISVIEPSNDLCQKAFQLVKAHGIPEESVFYIDPTNPETPSINPMQGPVEKVAEAFSMVIEGLAEGGQSNFFFQQSERNHLKHYIYLLKLHKPEQEVTFDMLLKMYDNPQLVRLMHLKLKETFPENIDLIENRDERNHWAIVKQIDEWFDNNLLPQTERAGAGMVPVVVKHGEYRGQPAFYDAKAEYVQGLRNILNDIGASPLIRRVLFGKSDFDFDRHLESGGVLLVNSAKGELGGLSNVLGKLVLLSLQNAVFRRTPNISNFHHIIVDEFPDYIYQPFKEFPAQSRKYKTIVTVVAQTVAQLADKYGETYMHTLLGTLRHKMVYGDIPDFDAQLFSKMFGEKEKFEEGISEQAVSPLQEKPMLRLGNSYQKTKDAILSPSDIIFQKPFQCAVKIVSNNEPMPVKQIDANFVPKPEFTEAIIKVEETAAEIWSTNRYGIVADATPELVEEFTVEDETEVIEQIVVNKEEDSSSKESSPLVVYSGADKPLDFTYDRDELLDNDEEEIPLKAEKHSHNDETVNDNPSDKDETEEPEEVNLGSFIKKETPSVEKEPERTYLGPEQEELVKELEDELSKVEPPKKETVLAFYSDMED, encoded by the coding sequence ATGAAGGAAAAACTGATAGCTATGAAAGAATTTACAAAAGAAAAACTGATATTATTCGGAAAATGGCTAAAACCAAGATTGCCACTTATTTCAATGAATTTAATCGGAATCGTTTCATTGTACTTTTCTCTAAGAGCAACATTTAACTATCTCTTCTTAATGGGAGGGCAATTCCTAGAAGGTATTCCTAGTTTTTTCTTATTCGGAGATTCAACAAAGCCTGGATTTGTACTTTTCATAATTTCAACCGTATGGCTTATTGTTGGTTGGTTGGCGAGTACGAAATTTGAAAGATTTAAAAAAACTGCTTGGAGGCGATTGTGGTTTTGGAACATGTTTATCGGAATTGGCTTACATTATATTTGGCTAATATCCGCACCGGTCTATAATACGTTGTTACCCTATATGGGTGAAAAGATTAATACCCTTGTAGTAGATAATATATGGCTTACAGTTGCAGTAGGGGACACAAATACCTTATTGCTAACAATTATGTTTATTCCGACAATCGTAATAGGTATGATACTTTTTTGGCTTGCGGGACAGTACTCTTTATATTCCGCTGATTTAAAAGAAGCTTTCAAGAAATTTGAATTCACCAATGTCTTTTTACAGAAATGGTTCAAAATGGAGAAAACAGAGCATTGGCCAGATGTTGTTTTGGGACCTGATTCTGAAACAAGAGAGTTAGTTGTACAGCCAGGCCGAGACAGGACACTAAACAATGTTATCATCGGTAGTATTGGTACTGGTAAAACAGCAGCATTGGTTTTACCTACAATTAACCAGGATCTACACTGGATGAGTCGCTTTATTAATGATTATCCAAATATCTATAAACGGGAGGATTACCATTCGGAACATGTGAAAGGCATGTATTTGAATGGTATATCTGTTATCGAGCCTTCTAACGACCTTTGCCAAAAAGCATTTCAGCTTGTAAAGGCTCATGGAATACCTGAAGAGTCTGTATTCTATATTGACCCAACTAATCCCGAAACCCCAAGCATAAATCCTATGCAGGGGCCAGTTGAAAAAGTAGCTGAAGCATTTTCAATGGTTATTGAGGGATTAGCGGAAGGCGGACAGAGTAACTTCTTCTTCCAGCAGTCAGAACGAAATCATTTAAAGCATTACATCTACCTTCTTAAGCTTCATAAGCCCGAGCAAGAAGTAACTTTCGATATGCTTCTGAAAATGTATGATAACCCGCAGCTGGTGCGATTAATGCACCTTAAACTGAAAGAGACGTTTCCAGAAAACATTGACCTTATTGAAAATCGAGATGAACGGAACCATTGGGCAATTGTAAAGCAAATTGATGAATGGTTTGATAACAATCTTCTTCCTCAAACTGAAAGAGCAGGAGCGGGAATGGTTCCCGTAGTAGTAAAGCATGGTGAGTACAGAGGGCAGCCTGCGTTTTATGATGCTAAAGCGGAGTATGTTCAGGGGTTACGAAACATTCTTAATGATATTGGAGCCAGTCCATTAATCCGTCGTGTTTTATTCGGAAAGTCTGATTTTGATTTTGATCGGCATCTAGAGAGCGGAGGCGTTTTATTGGTCAATAGTGCCAAAGGAGAGCTCGGTGGCCTATCCAACGTATTAGGAAAACTCGTTTTATTAAGCTTACAGAATGCAGTATTCCGGAGGACTCCTAACATATCTAACTTCCATCATATTATTGTGGACGAATTCCCGGATTATATTTATCAACCATTTAAAGAGTTTCCCGCTCAATCTCGTAAATACAAAACGATTGTTACGGTTGTTGCCCAGACAGTTGCCCAACTTGCAGATAAATATGGTGAAACCTATATGCACACCCTATTAGGTACTCTTAGGCATAAAATGGTTTACGGTGATATTCCAGACTTCGATGCACAACTTTTCTCTAAAATGTTCGGAGAAAAAGAGAAGTTTGAAGAGGGTATTTCAGAACAGGCCGTTAGCCCATTACAGGAAAAGCCAATGTTACGGTTGGGTAATTCCTATCAAAAGACCAAAGATGCCATTCTTTCGCCAAGTGATATCATTTTCCAGAAGCCTTTCCAATGTGCTGTTAAAATTGTTTCGAATAATGAGCCTATGCCAGTAAAGCAAATTGATGCAAATTTCGTCCCTAAACCTGAATTTACTGAAGCAATTATTAAAGTGGAGGAAACTGCAGCTGAGATTTGGTCCACTAACCGGTATGGTATTGTCGCTGATGCCACACCTGAACTTGTTGAAGAATTTACAGTTGAGGATGAAACCGAAGTCATCGAACAAATAGTCGTAAATAAAGAGGAGGATTCTTCTTCTAAAGAGAGCTCACCACTTGTTGTCTACTCTGGAGCGGATAAACCGCTTGATTTTACTTATGACAGGGATGAACTTCTTGATAACGATGAAGAGGAAATACCATTAAAGGCAGAAAAACATAGCCATAATGATGAAACGGTTAATGACAACCCTTCTGATAAAGATGAAACGGAGGAACCAGAAGAAGTTAATCTTGGTTCTTTTATAAAGAAAGAGACCCCATCTGTAGAGAAAGAGCCTGAAAGGACGTACTTAGGGCCAGAACAGGAGGAATTGGTAAAAGAACTAGAGGATGAGCTCAGTAAAGTAGAGCCTCCGAAGAAGGAAACTGTACTGGCATTTTACAGTGATATGGAGGATTAG
- a CDS encoding replication-relaxation family protein, which produces MDKKIYNFGKGKSGVWLTERDIELLKLIFDHRILSLKELKYYAESLYSVKHTTLAKKFQRWREEKIVVDKKYGDRTVYYRLTKNGYYILVNEGEIVPGDTHYKELAAPVNQTDHYFGIRDVVVRTLVEVKKLNMEVFSYSPASMPYIEKGNESSSPLIVPDWILTNQFGFLNIEIDTGNENLNAIEAKIDKYVKYATDRPDENHHVLIVIMDNQDKFFRYQKEFGLDRSGRVANVKRAIIGANAHVHSNLHFYVAPMNKAHHMACSILTGQSKLIDELRSSEIEAIQTLLIMNNNFNYEIEQLNANDFYLPEVSNDLYADAHVLLKDGDSEKRKVVLIKLMEEGSCKCLDELNYLNTLRMEKRFKQKVNKIIAIYRSTSEFEYDSLGKPIMQHVVFGVKERLMSDIDSPPFYKNANQFKKGAGILL; this is translated from the coding sequence ATGGATAAAAAAATCTACAACTTTGGGAAAGGGAAATCGGGCGTTTGGCTAACTGAGCGGGATATAGAATTACTAAAGCTAATATTTGACCACCGAATTTTGTCGCTAAAAGAACTTAAATATTATGCTGAATCTCTTTATAGTGTGAAGCACACTACTTTAGCTAAGAAGTTCCAACGCTGGCGGGAAGAAAAAATTGTAGTTGATAAGAAGTATGGGGATCGTACTGTCTATTATCGATTAACTAAAAATGGCTATTATATCCTTGTGAATGAAGGAGAAATTGTCCCAGGAGATACTCACTATAAAGAGTTGGCAGCACCTGTTAATCAAACAGACCATTATTTTGGTATTAGAGATGTCGTTGTTCGAACACTCGTCGAGGTTAAGAAGTTAAATATGGAAGTTTTCTCATATTCACCCGCCTCAATGCCATATATCGAAAAGGGAAATGAATCTTCCTCTCCTCTTATAGTTCCTGACTGGATACTTACTAATCAATTCGGTTTCTTAAATATAGAGATTGATACCGGTAATGAAAATCTTAACGCTATTGAAGCCAAAATTGATAAGTATGTAAAGTACGCTACGGACCGTCCGGACGAAAATCATCATGTTTTAATTGTAATCATGGACAATCAAGATAAGTTTTTCAGGTATCAGAAAGAATTTGGCTTAGATCGAAGTGGCCGGGTAGCAAATGTGAAAAGAGCAATCATCGGCGCTAACGCTCATGTTCATTCAAACTTGCATTTCTATGTTGCTCCTATGAATAAAGCCCATCATATGGCCTGCAGTATCTTAACAGGGCAATCAAAATTGATTGATGAATTACGTTCAAGTGAAATCGAGGCCATTCAAACACTTTTGATTATGAATAACAATTTCAATTACGAAATTGAGCAATTGAACGCAAATGATTTTTACCTACCGGAAGTTAGTAATGACTTATACGCAGATGCTCACGTCTTATTGAAGGATGGTGATAGTGAGAAAAGAAAGGTTGTGTTAATTAAACTGATGGAAGAGGGCAGTTGTAAGTGTTTAGATGAATTAAATTATCTCAATACCTTGCGGATGGAAAAGAGATTTAAGCAAAAGGTTAATAAAATTATTGCTATTTACAGGTCTACTTCGGAATTTGAATATGATTCCTTGGGGAAGCCGATAATGCAGCATGTTGTTTTTGGAGTTAAAGAGAGGCTTATGAGTGACATAGATAGTCCACCGTTCTACAAAAATGCAAACCAATTCAAGAAAGGGGCGGGGATTCTTTTATGA
- a CDS encoding cell division protein FtsZ — translation MIKPFVENEKLGAIKALLSSHLLSDELKSEMSRFPSQAIIGLGQGGGRIAAELSRFGFPTFLLNSSKSDMEEHKHLIPESKRIVTSSKDFPELEGTDKNAQLGFEIAKENSELYKQVALDDAIQDSEFVWVTVSLGGGTGNGALKVALAYLSRVRENRALPGGKIPLGVICSLPSSDEKGSAFRKNALAGISVIQQLMNDNKMGTAIVIDNEKMKDYYANDPLKTYGGTEIDAKSYSNMVIASALAEISSLPLMDGRSVFDKTELLTTLSTPGWLSLSKHKDLKSDENIESVIKNLFTNNEILATYEVQNAVAGAVAVLYPSTKNVSPKIADDVYRYTSELLNTKVNLAISKNSKLENLTLYGLAVYPTPSIRIQQLREELNQWEQIEKEQEEAKKQAASSLGLDEFSDFFSSGNTSMRRKKLTFDDLSEDLETDKPKKAKVADLNDIDF, via the coding sequence ATGATTAAACCTTTTGTCGAAAATGAAAAATTAGGTGCAATAAAGGCCCTATTATCATCACATTTACTATCCGATGAATTGAAATCAGAAATGAGCAGATTCCCTTCTCAAGCAATCATAGGTTTGGGACAAGGTGGAGGAAGAATTGCTGCCGAATTATCACGTTTTGGATTTCCAACGTTTCTATTAAACTCCTCTAAGTCGGATATGGAAGAACATAAACACCTAATTCCTGAATCAAAAAGAATTGTTACGTCCAGCAAAGACTTTCCGGAGCTTGAAGGTACAGATAAAAACGCTCAATTAGGGTTTGAGATTGCTAAGGAAAACTCAGAACTTTATAAACAAGTAGCTTTAGATGATGCAATCCAAGATTCTGAATTTGTATGGGTTACTGTTAGTTTGGGTGGTGGTACTGGTAATGGTGCGTTAAAAGTAGCTTTGGCCTATCTTTCAAGAGTTAGAGAAAATAGAGCTTTACCAGGTGGTAAAATTCCTTTAGGAGTGATTTGCTCCCTTCCTTCCTCAGATGAGAAAGGCTCTGCATTCAGAAAAAACGCATTAGCAGGAATAAGCGTTATTCAGCAGCTTATGAACGATAATAAAATGGGTACTGCAATTGTTATCGACAATGAAAAAATGAAAGATTATTATGCAAATGACCCGCTAAAAACATATGGTGGTACTGAAATTGATGCTAAATCATACAGCAACATGGTAATCGCAAGTGCCTTAGCGGAAATTTCCTCCTTACCATTAATGGATGGTCGGTCTGTCTTTGATAAAACAGAGTTACTTACAACCTTATCCACTCCTGGATGGCTTTCCCTTTCAAAGCATAAGGACTTGAAAAGTGACGAAAACATTGAATCTGTAATTAAGAATCTTTTCACTAATAATGAAATCTTGGCGACATATGAAGTTCAAAATGCTGTAGCTGGTGCGGTTGCTGTACTTTATCCATCTACAAAAAATGTTTCACCGAAGATTGCAGATGATGTTTACCGATACACTTCTGAGCTTCTGAATACAAAAGTAAACCTTGCTATTTCAAAAAATAGCAAACTAGAGAATCTAACTCTATATGGATTGGCTGTTTACCCTACTCCATCCATCAGAATTCAGCAATTAAGAGAAGAACTTAACCAATGGGAACAAATCGAAAAAGAACAAGAAGAAGCAAAAAAACAAGCAGCTTCAAGTCTAGGTCTTGATGAATTCAGTGATTTCTTCTCTTCCGGTAATACCAGCATGAGAAGAAAGAAACTAACATTTGATGATTTAAGTGAGGATCTAGAAACGGACAAGCCTAAAAAGGCAAAAGTAGCAGATTTAAATGATATAGATTTTTAA